A region of the Streptomyces durocortorensis genome:
CCCCTGGCCGCACAAGCCCGTCGCCGAGCGGGCCGGGCTGCTGCGCCGGGTCGCCGAGCTGCTCCAGCGGGACCGCGAGGAGATCGCGATCACCGAGAGCCGCGACACCGGCAAGACCCTCGAAGAGGGCCGGGTCGACGTCGACGACGTCACAGGCGCCTTCCGCTACTTCGCCGACCTCGTGATGAACGAGAGCGGCGGCCGGGTCGTCGACGCGGGCGACCCCGACGTCCACAGCATCGTCGTGCACGAGCCCGTCGGCGTCTGCGCGCTGATCGCCCCCTGGAACTACCCCCTTCTCCAGGCCAGCTGGAAGATCGCCCCGGCCCTCGCCGCCGGGAACACCTTCGTGCTCAAGCCCAGCGAGGTCACCCCGCTCTCCACCGTCCACCTGATCAAGCTCCTCGCCGAGGCCGGACTCCCCGACGGCGCCGCCAACCTCGTCACCGGCGCGGGCGACCCGGTGGGCGCCCGGCTCTCCGAGCACCCCGACGTCGACCTGGTCTCCTTCACCGGAGGCCTCGCCAGCGGTACGAAGGTGGCCCAGGCCGCCGCGCCGACCGTGAAGAAGGTCGCCCTGGAGCTCGGCGGCAAGAACCCCAACGTGGTCTTCGCCGATGCCTGCGCCACCGACGAGGACTTCGACACCGCCGTCGACCAGGCCCTGAACGCCGCGTTCTTCCACAGCGGTCAGGTCTGCTCCGCCGGGGCCCGCCTGATCATCGAGGAGAGCGTCCGCGAGCGGTTCGTCACCGAGCTGGCCCGCCGCGCGGACGCCATCCGCCTGGGCCGGGGCACCCTCGACGGTGTGGAGTGCGGCCCCCTCGTCTCCGCCCAGCAGCTCGCCAAGGTCGAGGCGTACGTGGCCTCCGCCCGCGAGGAGGGCGCGATCGTCCGGGCCGGCGGCGAACGCCCGAAGCCCAGCGACGTACGCCCCGAAGGCGGCTACTTCTACCGGCCGACCGTCCTGGACGGCTGCCACCGCGAGATGCGCGTCGTGCGTGAGGAGACCTTCGGCCCGATCCTCACCGTCGAGACCTTCCGCACCGAGGAAGAGGCCGTCACGCTGGCCAACGACACCGACTACGGCCTCGCGGGCGCCGTCTGGACGACCGACGCGGGCCGGGCCCGCCGGGTCGCCGGACGGCTGCGCCACGGCACCGTCTGGATCAACGACTACCACCCCTACCTCCCGCAGGCCGAGTGGGGCGGCTTCGGCAAGTCCGGTACGGGGCGCGAGCTCGGCCCGACGGGGCTCGCCGAGTACCGCGAGTCCAAGCACATCTACCAGAACCTCAACCCGCGCCCCCAGCGCTGGTTCGCCGGCTGACGCCTGCGGGGACCGGGCGGAAGACCCGCCGTCCGGTCCCGACCGGCTGTTCGCAGCACCACGCACACGCACGAACCTTGCAGAAGGAGCAGTGACCGATGCCCCCCACCCCCAGCAGCACCGCAGTCCCCGACCCCGACGCCCACCTGGCCGACTACGTGATCGTCGGCGGTGGCACCGCCGGATCGGTCATCGCCTCCCGGCTCACCGAGGACCCCGACGTGACCGTCACGGTCATCGAGGGCGGCCCCACCGACATCGACCGCGACGACGTCCTCACCCTGCGCCGCTGGCTCGGCCTCCTCGGCGGCGACCTCGACTACGACTACCCCACCACCGAGCAGCCGCGCGGCAACTCCCACATCCGCCACAGCCGCGCCCGGGTGCTCGGCGGCTGCTCCTCGCACAACACGCTGATCAGCTTCAAGCCGCTGCCCGGCGACTGGGACGAGTGGGCCGAGGCGGGCGCCGAGGGCTGGGGCGCGGCCGCGATGGACCCGTACTTCGCCAAGCTGCGCAACAACATCGTCCCGGTCGACGAGAAGGACCGCAACGCCATCGCCCGCGACTTCGTCGACGCCGCCCAGGAGGCGGCCGGAGTCCCGCGCGTGGACAGC
Encoded here:
- a CDS encoding aldehyde dehydrogenase family protein — translated: MSALSTIHIDGVWRAAGSGATREVLDPADATVLAVVAEGGVEDTDAAIAAARRAFDDGPWPHKPVAERAGLLRRVAELLQRDREEIAITESRDTGKTLEEGRVDVDDVTGAFRYFADLVMNESGGRVVDAGDPDVHSIVVHEPVGVCALIAPWNYPLLQASWKIAPALAAGNTFVLKPSEVTPLSTVHLIKLLAEAGLPDGAANLVTGAGDPVGARLSEHPDVDLVSFTGGLASGTKVAQAAAPTVKKVALELGGKNPNVVFADACATDEDFDTAVDQALNAAFFHSGQVCSAGARLIIEESVRERFVTELARRADAIRLGRGTLDGVECGPLVSAQQLAKVEAYVASAREEGAIVRAGGERPKPSDVRPEGGYFYRPTVLDGCHREMRVVREETFGPILTVETFRTEEEAVTLANDTDYGLAGAVWTTDAGRARRVAGRLRHGTVWINDYHPYLPQAEWGGFGKSGTGRELGPTGLAEYRESKHIYQNLNPRPQRWFAG